The Corallococcus exiguus genome has a window encoding:
- a CDS encoding CFI-box-CTERM domain-containing protein: protein MQPEELIRAAQTRAAGLDVGRGDAALERVRAQASALFAKLPEPPVYRRAEDPSRKAAQALLPEMERVLAEAFAVAREPAVSPLVDRLVAALRAHAEALVHTADGRLEAAELAWRKAQELERAAHPTRQMVGQPPRPPPVFDKDSGLSRYDPRNAAQATVKLVCPNTGCKRLGDYAFVPTHAYHRFVCPACRVPFLSYFGELKGLEVEHRRSSKRYRFTVDEVGSTVSTRIDFEEAGGQEFPAARRDLLAFLYTEQRELKVVVNLTNGKLMWVSPASSCFVVTAAFGEGAPELVAFRAYRDDVLRKSRLGQGFIDGYYYWGPPLAAWVVRRPRVRAGVRWALTRVHGRLTRKERG from the coding sequence TTGCAGCCCGAAGAACTCATCAGGGCCGCCCAGACGCGGGCGGCGGGATTGGACGTGGGGCGGGGGGACGCGGCGCTGGAGCGCGTGCGGGCCCAGGCCTCGGCGTTGTTCGCGAAACTTCCGGAGCCTCCGGTGTACCGGCGGGCGGAGGACCCGTCGCGCAAGGCGGCCCAGGCGCTCCTGCCGGAGATGGAGCGGGTGCTGGCGGAGGCCTTCGCGGTGGCGCGCGAGCCGGCGGTGTCGCCGCTGGTGGACCGGCTGGTGGCGGCCCTGCGCGCGCACGCGGAGGCGCTGGTGCACACCGCGGACGGCCGGCTGGAGGCGGCGGAGCTGGCGTGGCGAAAGGCCCAGGAGCTGGAGCGCGCCGCGCACCCCACGCGTCAGATGGTGGGCCAGCCGCCGCGGCCTCCGCCGGTGTTCGACAAGGACTCCGGCCTGTCGCGCTACGACCCGCGCAACGCGGCCCAGGCGACGGTGAAGCTGGTGTGCCCCAACACGGGCTGCAAGCGCCTGGGGGACTACGCCTTCGTCCCGACGCACGCCTACCACCGCTTCGTCTGCCCGGCGTGCCGGGTGCCCTTCCTGTCCTACTTCGGCGAATTGAAGGGCCTGGAGGTGGAGCACCGGCGCAGCTCCAAGCGCTACCGCTTCACGGTGGATGAGGTGGGCAGCACCGTCAGCACGCGCATCGACTTCGAGGAGGCGGGCGGACAGGAGTTCCCGGCCGCGCGGCGCGACCTGCTGGCCTTCCTCTACACGGAGCAGCGGGAGTTGAAGGTCGTGGTGAACCTCACCAACGGCAAGCTGATGTGGGTGAGCCCCGCGTCGTCGTGCTTCGTGGTGACGGCGGCCTTTGGCGAGGGCGCGCCGGAGCTGGTGGCGTTCCGGGCCTACCGCGATGACGTGCTCCGGAAGAGCCGGCTCGGCCAGGGGTTCATCGACGGGTACTATTATTGGGGCCCTCCGCTGGCGGCGTGGGTGGTGCGCCGACCGCGGGTGCGGGCCGGGGTGCGCTGGGCCCTGACGCGGGTGCACGGCCGCCTGACACGGAAGGAACGCGGATGA
- a CDS encoding RNA methyltransferase: protein MRPGAELTVVLHQTRSPDNLGAVCRVMANFGFERLILSEPVVQDFSLAERMAVKSGHILSGMRVAPTLAEALEDCVYVVGTTSRTQVVKRAPLTPEDAARRLAEESTRGRVALLFGGEQRGLSDEDLTHCQDLLVIPTSDVQPSMNLAQSSAVLLYLCHRQGLTSAPVLPQEEEAGARLGTLNALSGRMRAAMLAADFLNPEAPQHVLHELERTLMRARLTQREAELWLNAFKHLGRAVAPGTPRE from the coding sequence ATGCGACCAGGTGCGGAGCTGACTGTCGTCCTTCATCAGACCCGTTCACCCGACAACCTCGGTGCTGTCTGCCGGGTCATGGCGAACTTCGGTTTCGAACGTCTCATCCTCTCGGAGCCCGTGGTCCAGGACTTCAGCCTGGCGGAGCGGATGGCCGTGAAGAGCGGCCACATCCTTTCGGGCATGCGCGTCGCACCCACCCTGGCGGAGGCCCTGGAGGACTGTGTGTACGTGGTGGGCACCACGTCGCGCACCCAGGTGGTGAAGCGCGCCCCCCTGACGCCGGAGGACGCGGCGCGGCGGCTGGCGGAGGAGAGCACTCGGGGGCGGGTGGCGCTGTTGTTCGGCGGGGAGCAGCGCGGGCTGTCCGACGAGGACCTCACCCACTGCCAGGACCTGCTCGTCATCCCCACGTCGGACGTGCAGCCGTCCATGAACCTGGCGCAGTCCTCCGCGGTGCTGCTGTACCTCTGCCACCGGCAGGGGCTCACGTCAGCGCCCGTGCTGCCTCAGGAGGAGGAGGCCGGTGCTCGGCTGGGGACGCTCAACGCGCTGAGCGGGCGCATGCGCGCGGCGATGCTGGCGGCGGACTTCCTCAACCCGGAGGCGCCGCAGCACGTGCTGCACGAACTGGAGCGGACGTTGATGCGTGCGCGACTGACCCAGCGAGAGGCGGAGCTGTGGCTCAACGCCTTCAAACATCTGGGCCGCGCGGTGGCGCCGGGGACTCCCCGCGAGTGA
- a CDS encoding ABC transporter substrate-binding protein, with the protein MTTLRRLALLTLLLPVVALAQASSRSPVRPRVVAVKSSSLAPYASFLAGFTSEVRADVTELTLEESPTEAARVFKSLAAQKPALVLALGPLAANAARRSLGEDVPVLFAMVPYHEKYGLEASNVTGIALTSDFGPELAALKAVAPGAKRVGILHDPRSSAGAVAQARSAGAGLGLTIVPLAVEAQERVGEVLEGAAGKVDGLLMVADKTVGNASVVQALIAFSASRKVPLVALTASQVKEGATLALSPAPLALGQQAGRLANRIILEKVDPGALAVARPEGLDLSFNVTAAKKSGPSCDVALEVLRFAARRDFAVKVYE; encoded by the coding sequence ATGACGACGCTCCGGAGGCTCGCGCTCCTCACGCTCCTCCTGCCCGTCGTCGCCCTCGCGCAGGCGTCATCGCGCAGTCCTGTCCGGCCTCGCGTGGTGGCCGTGAAGTCCTCGAGCCTGGCGCCGTACGCCTCCTTCCTCGCCGGCTTCACGTCCGAGGTCCGCGCGGACGTCACCGAGCTGACCCTGGAAGAAAGCCCCACGGAGGCCGCGCGCGTCTTCAAGTCGCTGGCCGCGCAGAAGCCCGCGCTGGTGCTCGCCCTGGGGCCGCTGGCCGCCAACGCCGCGCGCCGCTCTCTGGGCGAGGACGTGCCCGTGCTCTTCGCCATGGTGCCGTACCACGAGAAGTACGGCCTGGAGGCTTCCAACGTCACCGGCATCGCGCTCACCAGTGACTTCGGGCCAGAGCTGGCCGCCCTCAAGGCCGTGGCTCCCGGCGCGAAGCGCGTGGGCATCCTGCATGACCCGCGCTCCTCGGCGGGCGCGGTGGCGCAGGCCCGCTCCGCTGGCGCTGGCCTGGGGCTCACCATCGTCCCGCTGGCCGTGGAGGCGCAGGAGCGCGTGGGTGAGGTGCTGGAGGGCGCGGCGGGGAAGGTGGACGGCCTCTTGATGGTTGCGGACAAGACCGTGGGCAACGCTTCCGTCGTCCAGGCGCTCATCGCCTTCAGTGCCTCTCGCAAGGTGCCGCTGGTGGCGCTCACGGCCAGTCAGGTGAAGGAGGGCGCGACGCTGGCCCTCTCGCCGGCCCCGCTGGCGCTCGGTCAGCAGGCGGGGAGGCTGGCGAATCGCATCATCCTCGAGAAGGTCGACCCCGGCGCGCTGGCGGTGGCGCGGCCCGAAGGCCTGGACCTCTCGTTCAACGTCACCGCCGCGAAGAAGTCAGGTCCGTCCTGTGACGTCGCGCTGGAAGTGCTCCGGTTCGCGGCGCGCCGGGACTTTGCCGTGAAGGTCTACGAGTGA
- the purB gene encoding adenylosuccinate lyase codes for MIPRYSRPEMASLWSDVARYRRWRDVELAALEGMVAQGLAPKDALADCLARAGDFTEADAARIEEIERTTKHDVIAFLTFVEERVGPSARWLHLGMTSSDVLDTSLGLTLRDSVDLLLKGMDRVMAAVEKRAFEHKHTLQMGRSHGIHAEPITFGHKLAIWYDELRRGRTRLQHARDTIAVGKISGAVGTFAHLPPSVEEHVCQKLGLTPAPASSQVVQRDRHAEFFTAIALVGASLEKFAVEIRHLQRTEVREAEEPFTAGQKGSSAMPHKRNPILSENLTGLARLLRGYAVSAMEDVALWHERDISHSSVERVIGPDATILLDFMLHRFAGLVENMRVYPEQMKKNLDLLGGVVNSQRLLLELARKGMDRQAAYVVVQRNAMRMFEEGVDFRQALLNDADLLKMMTPEEVSDCFSPGYHTRQMDAVFQRVFGRAN; via the coding sequence GTGATTCCACGCTACAGCCGTCCCGAAATGGCCTCCCTCTGGTCCGACGTCGCCCGCTACCGCCGCTGGCGCGACGTGGAGCTCGCCGCGCTGGAGGGCATGGTCGCGCAAGGCCTCGCTCCCAAGGATGCGCTGGCGGACTGCCTCGCCCGCGCCGGTGACTTCACCGAAGCGGACGCCGCGCGCATCGAGGAGATCGAGCGCACCACCAAGCACGACGTCATCGCCTTCCTCACCTTCGTGGAGGAGCGCGTGGGCCCCAGCGCCCGCTGGCTGCACCTGGGCATGACGTCCTCGGACGTGCTGGACACGTCGCTGGGTCTCACCCTGCGCGACTCCGTGGACCTGCTCCTGAAGGGCATGGACCGCGTGATGGCCGCGGTGGAGAAGCGCGCCTTCGAGCACAAGCACACGCTGCAGATGGGCCGCAGCCACGGCATCCACGCGGAGCCCATCACCTTCGGGCACAAGCTGGCCATCTGGTACGACGAGCTGCGCCGGGGCCGCACGCGCCTTCAGCACGCGCGCGACACCATCGCCGTGGGCAAGATTTCCGGCGCGGTGGGCACGTTCGCGCACCTGCCTCCGTCGGTGGAGGAGCACGTCTGCCAGAAGCTGGGCCTCACGCCCGCGCCCGCCTCCAGCCAGGTGGTGCAGCGCGACCGGCACGCGGAGTTCTTCACCGCCATCGCCCTCGTCGGCGCGAGCCTGGAGAAGTTCGCCGTGGAAATCCGCCACCTCCAGCGCACGGAGGTGCGCGAAGCGGAGGAGCCCTTCACGGCGGGACAGAAGGGGAGCAGCGCCATGCCGCACAAGCGCAACCCCATCCTGTCGGAGAACCTCACGGGCCTGGCGCGCCTGCTGCGCGGCTACGCGGTGAGCGCCATGGAGGACGTGGCGCTGTGGCACGAGCGGGACATCTCGCACTCGTCGGTGGAGCGCGTGATTGGTCCGGACGCCACCATCCTGCTGGACTTCATGCTCCACCGCTTCGCGGGCCTGGTGGAGAACATGCGCGTCTACCCGGAGCAGATGAAGAAGAACCTGGACCTGCTGGGTGGCGTGGTGAACTCGCAGCGCCTGCTACTGGAGCTCGCTCGCAAGGGCATGGACCGGCAGGCCGCGTACGTCGTCGTCCAGCGCAACGCGATGAGGATGTTCGAGGAGGGCGTGGACTTCCGGCAGGCCCTGCTGAACGACGCGGACCTGCTCAAGATGATGACGCCCGAGGAGGTCTCCGACTGCTTCTCCCCGGGCTACCACACGCGCCAGATGGACGCGGTGTTCCAGCGCGTCTTCGGCCGCGCGAACTGA
- a CDS encoding S1C family serine protease gives MGWSRFGGGIRVAVLACALGTAGSAAARPPGRLWLEAQNRAVSRQHSNISDVARKAMPAVVSITTRQDLAEVAPGEEPQRGIGSGFIIHPDGYILTSAHVVDGASEVTISIRSANGYVEEFPATVVGEDERTDCALLKVDAPRKLPVLKLASASHVGIADWVVVIGNPFGLAHSVTVGVVSYVGRTDVTPNGRDGDFDYLQMDASINPGNSGGPVLDLHGDVVAVANAVNVSGQGIGFAIPIDIAKTVIPQLKAHGRMRRGWMGISVQDFSPEVAQAFNLNPRGRGVVVTDVVEDGPAARAGLRTGDVILNMDRLSVARAHTLRWQVAARGVGQHIRLQLRRLGRPVTLKVKLEDLPLVESAPSTLASGGTPGERAAGARSVLEELLSPVPRTQSGRSGGIPKAEDGLAAP, from the coding sequence ATGGGTTGGTCGCGGTTCGGGGGCGGCATCAGGGTGGCGGTGCTGGCGTGCGCGCTGGGGACAGCGGGCAGCGCCGCGGCACGCCCCCCCGGAAGGTTGTGGCTGGAGGCGCAGAACCGCGCCGTCTCCCGGCAGCACTCCAACATCAGTGACGTGGCCCGCAAGGCGATGCCGGCCGTGGTGTCCATCACCACGCGCCAGGACCTCGCGGAAGTGGCCCCTGGCGAGGAGCCCCAGCGCGGCATCGGCTCCGGCTTCATCATCCATCCGGACGGCTACATCCTCACCAGCGCGCACGTGGTGGACGGAGCCTCGGAGGTCACCATCTCCATCCGCAGCGCCAACGGCTACGTGGAGGAGTTCCCCGCCACGGTGGTGGGCGAGGACGAGCGCACGGACTGCGCGCTCCTCAAGGTGGACGCGCCCCGGAAGCTGCCGGTGCTGAAGCTCGCGTCCGCGTCCCACGTGGGCATCGCGGACTGGGTGGTCGTCATTGGAAACCCGTTCGGGCTGGCGCACTCCGTGACGGTGGGCGTGGTGAGCTACGTGGGCCGCACGGACGTGACGCCCAACGGCCGCGACGGCGACTTCGACTACCTGCAGATGGACGCCTCCATCAACCCGGGCAACTCCGGCGGGCCGGTGCTCGACTTGCACGGCGACGTGGTGGCGGTGGCCAACGCCGTCAACGTGTCCGGCCAGGGCATCGGGTTCGCCATCCCCATCGACATCGCGAAGACGGTGATTCCGCAGCTCAAGGCCCACGGGCGCATGCGCCGCGGGTGGATGGGCATCAGCGTGCAGGACTTCTCCCCGGAGGTGGCGCAGGCGTTCAACCTGAACCCGCGAGGCCGGGGCGTGGTGGTGACGGACGTGGTGGAGGACGGCCCCGCCGCCCGCGCGGGCCTGCGCACCGGGGACGTCATCCTGAACATGGACCGGCTGTCCGTGGCGCGGGCGCACACGCTGCGCTGGCAGGTGGCCGCGCGCGGCGTGGGCCAGCACATCCGGCTGCAGCTGCGCCGGCTGGGCCGCCCCGTGACACTGAAGGTGAAGCTGGAGGACCTGCCCCTGGTGGAGTCGGCGCCGTCCACGCTGGCCTCGGGTGGCACGCCAGGCGAGCGCGCAGCCGGCGCCCGCTCCGTGCTGGAGGAGCTGCTCTCCCCGGTGCCGCGCACCCAATCCGGACGGTCCGGAGGCATTCCCAAGGCCGAGGACGGCCTGGCCGCCCCCTGA
- a CDS encoding TlpA family protein disulfide reductase, with protein MTQQAGTEGTRPPGARGDKAKTALSVVAVLGLAALAFLGVREAQRARLVPDGASPPSFQLTKHEGGSLALSDLKGSVVMLDFWATWCPPCREEMPSLVKLAKEYESQGLVFVAASRDEGSTASQEVDYFLQRFQPDLRPYVVYADDDVARAFQVNALPTLYFLDRDGKVIDAQRGMLSEDGLRRRIERALKR; from the coding sequence ATGACACAGCAGGCTGGGACGGAAGGGACGCGGCCGCCGGGCGCGCGCGGGGACAAGGCCAAGACGGCGCTGTCCGTGGTGGCGGTGCTGGGGTTGGCGGCGCTGGCGTTCCTGGGCGTGCGCGAGGCGCAGCGTGCGCGGCTGGTGCCTGACGGGGCGTCGCCGCCGTCCTTCCAGCTGACGAAGCACGAGGGCGGCTCGCTCGCGCTGTCGGACCTGAAGGGGAGCGTGGTGATGCTCGACTTCTGGGCCACGTGGTGTCCGCCGTGCCGCGAGGAGATGCCGTCCCTGGTGAAGCTGGCCAAGGAGTACGAGTCCCAGGGGCTCGTCTTCGTGGCGGCCAGCCGGGACGAGGGCTCCACGGCGTCGCAGGAGGTGGACTACTTCCTCCAGCGCTTCCAGCCGGACCTGCGCCCGTACGTGGTGTACGCGGACGACGACGTGGCGCGCGCATTCCAGGTGAATGCGCTGCCCACGCTCTACTTCCTGGACCGGGACGGGAAGGTCATCGACGCGCAGCGCGGCATGCTGTCCGAGGACGGACTGCGCCGCCGCATCGAGCGCGCACTCAAGCGCTAG
- a CDS encoding vegetative protein produces MAEATQTTKPTHWPRTAKGNGKKACTVEGCKRPYRAKSYCFFHFKKWRQGELPHTRYRVCSKPECRAKVGPKAGLCEKHFAETYKKEAAA; encoded by the coding sequence ATGGCCGAGGCCACCCAGACGACGAAGCCCACCCATTGGCCGCGCACCGCCAAGGGCAACGGCAAGAAGGCGTGCACCGTGGAGGGCTGCAAGCGCCCCTACCGCGCCAAGAGCTACTGCTTCTTCCACTTCAAGAAGTGGCGCCAGGGCGAGCTGCCCCACACGCGCTACCGCGTGTGCTCCAAGCCGGAGTGCCGCGCCAAGGTCGGCCCCAAGGCCGGTCTGTGCGAGAAGCACTTCGCCGAGACCTACAAGAAGGAAGCGGCGGCCTAA
- a CDS encoding phosphoribosylaminoimidazolesuccinocarboxamide synthase — translation MNTSALHAQLTHTLRQTDLPSLGTPYKGKVRDTYRKGDTLILVTSDRLSAFDHVLTTIPFKGEVLNRLAAFWFDRTKHIVPNHVLDVPDANVTVARACQPYSVEVVVRGYLTGSLWRDYEKGTHTAYGVPFAEGLRKDSAFEAPILTPSTKAEYGKHDEPISEAEILARGLATPRDWARITEAARGLFQEGQKWARTRGLILVDTKYEFGKVGDELYVIDEMHTPDSSRYWVADEYEARFAKGEDQKMLDKENIRQWLIRERNFSGHGALPAIPDDVRVDLATKYVAAYERITGTSLVLTPGDVHSRIEEHLRAKGYL, via the coding sequence GTGAACACCTCCGCCCTCCACGCGCAACTCACCCACACGCTTCGCCAGACGGACCTGCCGTCGCTCGGCACGCCCTACAAGGGCAAGGTTCGCGACACGTACCGCAAGGGCGACACGCTCATCCTCGTGACGAGCGACCGCCTCTCCGCGTTCGACCACGTGCTCACCACCATCCCCTTCAAGGGCGAGGTGCTCAACCGCCTGGCGGCCTTCTGGTTCGACCGCACGAAGCACATCGTCCCCAACCACGTGCTGGACGTGCCCGACGCGAACGTCACCGTGGCGCGCGCCTGCCAGCCCTACTCCGTGGAGGTGGTGGTGCGCGGCTACCTCACGGGCAGCCTGTGGCGCGACTACGAGAAGGGCACGCACACCGCCTACGGCGTGCCCTTCGCGGAAGGGCTGCGCAAGGACAGCGCGTTCGAAGCGCCCATCCTCACGCCGTCCACCAAGGCCGAGTACGGCAAGCACGACGAGCCCATCTCCGAGGCGGAGATTCTTGCGCGCGGGCTGGCCACGCCGCGCGACTGGGCCCGCATCACGGAGGCCGCCCGGGGTCTGTTCCAGGAGGGCCAGAAGTGGGCGCGCACGCGCGGCCTCATCCTGGTGGATACGAAGTACGAGTTCGGGAAGGTGGGCGACGAGCTCTACGTCATCGACGAGATGCACACCCCGGACTCCAGCCGCTACTGGGTGGCGGACGAGTACGAGGCCCGCTTCGCCAAGGGCGAGGACCAGAAGATGTTGGACAAGGAGAACATCCGCCAGTGGCTCATCCGCGAGCGGAACTTCTCCGGCCACGGCGCGCTGCCCGCCATCCCGGACGACGTGCGCGTGGACCTGGCCACCAAGTACGTGGCCGCCTACGAGCGCATCACCGGCACGTCCCTGGTGCTGACGCCCGGGGACGTGCACTCGCGCATCGAAGAGCACCTGCGGGCGAAGGGCTATCTCTAG
- the dut gene encoding dUTP diphosphatase, with protein sequence MDPSLTVPVRRVRSHPDPLPLPRHETELAAGLDLRADIEGERVLQPLERMAVPTGLAFALPPGFEGQVRPRSGLALRHGVTCLNSPGTVDADYRGEVQVLLVNLSNTPFTLRRGDRVAQLVVAPVTATVLREVEVLEVTSRGDGGFGSTGR encoded by the coding sequence ATGGACCCCTCGCTGACCGTCCCCGTGCGCCGGGTGCGCTCGCATCCGGACCCGCTGCCCCTGCCGCGCCATGAGACGGAGCTGGCCGCCGGGCTGGACCTTCGGGCGGACATCGAAGGAGAGCGGGTACTCCAGCCCCTGGAGCGGATGGCCGTCCCCACCGGGTTGGCCTTCGCGCTGCCTCCGGGCTTCGAGGGCCAGGTGCGACCCCGCTCGGGGCTGGCGCTCCGGCACGGGGTGACGTGCCTCAACTCCCCCGGGACGGTGGACGCGGACTACCGGGGGGAAGTGCAGGTGCTGCTCGTGAACCTGTCCAACACCCCCTTCACCCTGCGTCGGGGCGACCGGGTGGCCCAGCTGGTGGTGGCCCCCGTGACGGCCACGGTCCTGCGGGAGGTGGAGGTGCTGGAGGTGACTTCCCGGGGGGACGGAGGTTTCGGGTCCACCGGCCGCTAG
- a CDS encoding protein kinase domain-containing protein yields the protein MLCYRCGSHVPDTSETCATCGQKFDAAARQAAGAARKRGTEGAPYKPGDVVADRYAIQEVVGAGPLGFVFRAQDQAIDVEVALKVIQPRLVQQPEERTQFALSMRVGKKLNHPNLVRVYEEGVDGDRPFFTMQLLEGLSLRRMMEQRAAKGQLFTLKEVEPLLAQMAAALDGAHRFGPHSDVKPENVFVLPDLLKVSDYGLGLAVPHLPFVQAQKGHRAAAYIAPEYVNGAELDTRMDVYSLGVLMGEMVTGLLPEDGGVPEVSVRHPDLPPAFESLYRRALNVNPLARPKSGGDLHAEFAALVHRHPAAASRQRAMPASGALPPSAVAARAANKPLPPVPTGMMPVASAPTPAAPIPAVDDSPPPDATQPLDAATLAAILGSNAQALDYITGPEARSVSDAATQQEMRAVAPAGRKGAEAAAQDPRLLGQAPDGATQQEVRAASRPADEPRAAPAKAAEPVMRIFAKAEEPSFPADPRGARSAEGASEARSSARGGGESSSSDVRSNGRGEASSGDLRSGRGEASSGDLRSNGRGEASSDGRSGRGEASSGDGRSGRGESSSDGRSGRGESSSGNLGSNGRGEAASGEGRSNGRGEAAAGDARSNGRGEAALSDERSGRGESSSGGGRSGRGGEASSDSRSSNRNADASATESRSGRNSDDDEPSESRSSSRGGRNPRASGAVSSVNSRGSDPSGPRAPRASAAQGAVRASGVHGENSTGGRSRKGEPPPEVSGVRSSARRLPPSTSGLHTLPTTRATQAKPVRSGPSSMVWMIILAVAGIALGAGGGYLYLRLRQAQAAKNSPTPATPGTAAAGDGILATGSCPAGMRLVSGGSFKMGSSPEDLQASGSSDEMPMASVTVNSFCVDEFEFPNQAGRKPRVSATWLDAKAACEGLGKRLCSEEEWEKACKGPGNARFSTGEEQVQTACNTGTTDATATHALAQSGAQHACHSGYGVADLSGNVAEWTASKSPNSNPNSEELLIKGGAFDTAGDTARCSARRRSAPTLKAANVGFRCCQDAP from the coding sequence TTGCTCTGCTACCGCTGCGGCAGCCATGTCCCCGATACGAGTGAAACCTGCGCCACGTGTGGCCAGAAGTTCGACGCGGCCGCGCGTCAGGCAGCGGGGGCGGCGCGCAAGCGAGGCACGGAAGGCGCGCCGTACAAGCCGGGCGACGTCGTCGCGGACCGTTACGCCATCCAGGAAGTCGTAGGGGCGGGGCCTCTGGGCTTCGTCTTCCGCGCGCAGGACCAGGCCATTGACGTGGAGGTGGCGCTGAAGGTCATCCAGCCCCGGCTGGTGCAGCAGCCGGAGGAGCGCACGCAGTTCGCGCTGTCCATGCGGGTGGGCAAGAAGCTCAACCACCCCAACCTGGTGCGCGTGTACGAGGAGGGCGTGGACGGGGACCGGCCCTTCTTCACCATGCAGCTGCTGGAAGGGCTCTCGCTGCGCCGGATGATGGAGCAGCGCGCGGCGAAGGGGCAGCTGTTCACGCTGAAGGAAGTGGAGCCGCTGCTGGCGCAGATGGCGGCGGCGCTGGACGGGGCGCACCGCTTCGGGCCGCACTCGGACGTGAAGCCGGAGAACGTCTTCGTCCTGCCGGACCTGTTGAAGGTGTCGGACTACGGGCTGGGGCTCGCGGTGCCGCACCTGCCCTTCGTGCAGGCGCAGAAGGGGCACCGGGCGGCGGCGTACATCGCCCCCGAGTACGTGAATGGCGCGGAGCTGGACACGCGCATGGACGTGTACTCGCTGGGCGTGTTGATGGGGGAGATGGTGACGGGCCTCCTGCCGGAGGACGGCGGAGTTCCCGAGGTGTCGGTGCGGCATCCGGACCTGCCGCCCGCGTTCGAGTCCCTCTACCGGCGCGCGCTCAACGTGAACCCGCTGGCCCGTCCGAAGTCGGGCGGTGATCTGCACGCGGAGTTCGCGGCGCTGGTGCATCGGCACCCGGCCGCGGCGTCGAGGCAGCGCGCGATGCCCGCGTCGGGCGCACTGCCGCCGTCCGCGGTGGCCGCGCGCGCGGCGAACAAGCCGCTGCCGCCGGTGCCCACGGGCATGATGCCGGTGGCGAGCGCGCCCACGCCGGCCGCTCCGATTCCGGCCGTGGACGACTCGCCTCCGCCGGATGCGACGCAGCCGCTGGACGCGGCGACGCTGGCGGCCATCCTGGGCTCGAACGCGCAGGCGCTGGACTACATCACGGGGCCGGAAGCGCGCTCCGTGTCCGACGCGGCGACGCAGCAGGAGATGCGCGCGGTGGCGCCGGCGGGCCGCAAGGGTGCGGAGGCGGCGGCGCAGGACCCTCGGCTCCTGGGGCAGGCCCCCGACGGGGCGACGCAGCAGGAGGTCCGTGCGGCTTCGCGCCCGGCGGATGAACCGCGCGCGGCTCCGGCCAAGGCCGCCGAGCCGGTGATGCGCATCTTCGCGAAGGCGGAGGAGCCGTCGTTCCCGGCGGATCCTCGCGGCGCCCGCTCCGCGGAGGGCGCGTCAGAGGCGCGCTCCTCGGCCCGTGGAGGCGGCGAGTCCTCTTCCAGCGATGTCCGCTCCAATGGTCGGGGCGAAGCCTCTTCGGGCGACCTTCGCTCCGGTCGCGGTGAAGCCTCTTCGGGCGACCTTCGCTCCAACGGTCGGGGTGAAGCGTCCAGCGACGGGCGCTCCGGTCGCGGTGAAGCCTCGTCCGGCGATGGACGCTCGGGTCGCGGCGAATCGTCCAGTGACGGGCGCTCCGGTCGCGGCGAGTCCTCCTCGGGCAACCTCGGGTCCAACGGTCGCGGTGAAGCTGCATCGGGCGAGGGCCGCTCCAACGGCCGTGGCGAGGCCGCCGCTGGCGACGCGCGCTCCAATGGTCGCGGTGAAGCCGCCCTGAGTGACGAGCGCTCCGGTCGCGGTGAGTCCTCGTCGGGCGGCGGACGCTCCGGTCGCGGCGGTGAGGCGTCCTCCGACAGCCGGTCCAGCAATCGCAACGCGGATGCATCCGCCACGGAGTCACGGTCCGGCCGTAACTCCGACGACGACGAACCCTCGGAGTCCCGTTCCTCCAGCCGCGGTGGCCGCAACCCTCGGGCCTCGGGCGCGGTGTCGTCGGTGAACTCGCGCGGCTCGGACCCCTCGGGTCCCCGCGCCCCGCGAGCCTCGGCGGCCCAGGGCGCGGTCCGCGCTTCTGGCGTTCACGGCGAGAACTCCACGGGCGGCCGCTCGCGCAAGGGCGAACCCCCGCCGGAAGTGTCGGGTGTCCGCTCCTCGGCGCGCCGGCTGCCGCCTTCCACCTCTGGCCTGCACACGCTTCCCACGACGCGGGCCACGCAGGCGAAGCCGGTCCGCTCCGGCCCCAGTTCGATGGTGTGGATGATCATCCTCGCGGTGGCCGGCATCGCGCTGGGCGCGGGCGGTGGCTACCTCTACCTGCGCCTGCGCCAGGCCCAGGCCGCGAAGAACAGCCCCACGCCCGCCACGCCCGGAACCGCCGCCGCGGGGGACGGCATCCTGGCCACGGGCTCCTGTCCGGCTGGCATGCGCCTGGTGAGCGGCGGCAGCTTCAAGATGGGCTCGTCCCCGGAGGACCTGCAGGCGTCCGGCTCCTCCGACGAAATGCCCATGGCCAGCGTCACTGTGAACTCGTTCTGCGTCGACGAATTCGAGTTCCCCAATCAGGCCGGCCGCAAGCCCCGCGTCTCCGCGACGTGGCTCGACGCGAAGGCCGCCTGCGAAGGACTCGGCAAGCGGCTGTGCTCGGAGGAGGAGTGGGAGAAGGCCTGCAAGGGCCCTGGCAACGCGCGCTTCTCCACCGGCGAAGAGCAGGTCCAGACGGCCTGCAACACCGGCACGACGGATGCGACCGCGACGCACGCCCTGGCTCAGTCCGGAGCCCAACATGCCTGCCACTCCGGCTACGGCGTGGCGGACCTCTCCGGCAACGTCGCCGAGTGGACCGCCTCCAAGTCCCCCAACTCCAACCCCAACTCCGAGGAGCTGCTCATCAAGGGCGGCGCCTTCGACACGGCCGGCGACACTGCCCGCTGCTCCGCGCGCCGCCGGAGTGCTCCGACGTTGAAGGCCGCGAACGTGGGCTTCCGCTGCTGCCAAGACGCGCCGTGA